Below is a genomic region from Hylemonella gracilis.
AGGCGCGGGCATAGCCGGACATCTGACCCTGGCCGACAATGTGCATGTGTCCGCGTTTTCGTTGGTTTCACGGTCCCTGCACAAGCCGGGACATTACACGGGCGTCTTTCCCCTGGACGACAACGCGTCCTGGGAAAAAAACGCTGCCACGCTCAAGCAACTCGCCGGTTTGCGCGAGCGGCTCCGTGCCTTGGAAAAGGCACGAGGTCCCGAGTCGAGTGATCCGACAAACGACAAGAATTGATTGAAGAAGCGAGAGGAAAACAGACATGAGCGCATCCACGACCGACCTGACCCGGCTGGACATTCACCAGATTCTCAAGCTCCTGCCGCACCGCTATCCCATCCTGCTCGTGGACCGCGTGCTGGAGCTCGAAAAGGGCAAGCGCATCAAGGCGCTCAAGAATGTGACCATCAATGAAGAATTCTTCAATGGCCACTTTCCGAGCCGCCCCGTGATGCCCGGCGTCTTGCAGATCGAGGCGCTAGCGCAGGCCGCGGCTCTGCTGTCCTTTGTCTCGAATGATATCGAGCAGGATGGCAAGAGCATCTATTACTTCGCGGGCATTGATGGCGCGCGCTTCAAGCGCCCGGTGGAGCCGGGTGACCAGTTGGTTCTGGAGGTCGCGCTGGAGCGGGCCAAGGCCGGCATCTACAAGTTCAAGGCCTGGGCCACCGTGGATGGCGAGCGTGCCGTCGAAGCCGAGATCATGTGCACCATGCGCCGTGTTGACTAAGAACAAAGAGGCAGCCAACCGGGAAAGCAGGGTGCCATGAGCCGTATCCATCCGACCGCCATCATCGATCCGAAAGCCGAGCTGGACGCGACAGTCGAAGTCGGCCCATATGTCGTCATTGGCCCCAACGTGAAGATTGGCGCGGGCACCCGGATTGGCCCGCACTGCGTGATCGAAGGACACACCACGATTGGTCGTGACAACCAGTTTTTCCAGTTCGGTTCCATCGGCGCCGCGCCGCAGGACAAGAAGTACGCGGGTGAGCCGACCGAGCTACGCATCGGTGACCGCAATGTGATCCGCGAGTTCTGCACCTTCAATACCGGCACCACGCAGGATGCCGGCGTGACGCGGATCGGTAGCGACAACTGGATCATGGCGTATGTGCACGTCGCCCATGATTGCGTCATCGGTGACCACAGCACCATCGCCAACAATGCCACCTTCGCCGGGCATGTTCGGGTGGGGGACTGGGTGACCGTCGGCGGCCTCACGGGCGTGCTGCAGCGCATGCGCATCGGCGCGCACGCGATGATCGGTTTCGCCAGCCATATCAACAAGGATGTGCCCCCCTTCATGGTGGTGGATGGCCATCCCCTCGAAGTGCGCGGCGTCAATCTGACGGGCCTGAAGCGGCGCGAATTTTCGGATACGCGCGTTCGGGCCATCCGCGAGATGCACAAGCTGCTGTACCGCCAGGACCTGACGCTGGACCAGTCGCGCGTCGGAATCCGGGCGTTGGCCCAGACCTCTTCCGAAGTGGAGGAGGACGTGGCGCTGATGGAGGAGTTCCTGGCCAGCAGTGCCGCGGGGATCGCGCGTTGAAGACCGTGGCCATGGTTGCTGGGGAAGCCTCCGGTGATCTGCTGGCGGGCTTGTTGCTCGACGGATTGCAGGCCCGTTGGCCCGAGGTTCGCGCACAGGGCGCCACGATGGGCATAGGCGGACCGCAGATGTTGCGACGCGGTTTCGAGGCCTGGTGGCCTAGCGAGAAGCTGGCGGTCAGCGGCTATGTCGAGGTGCTGCGTCGATACCGCGAACTGGTTGGCATCCGTGACCAATTGCGGCAACGTCTGTTGCGTGAGCGGCCCGATGTTTTCATCGGCGTCGATGCACCGGATTTCAACCTCGATCTTGAACGTAGCCTGCGCGACGCTGGCATCAAGACCGCGCACTTTGTCTGCCCTTCCATCTGGGCCTGGCGACCAGAGCGGGTGCACAAGATCAAGGCCAGCGTGGACCACGTGCTGTGCATCTTTCCCTTCGAGGTTGAATTGCTCGCACAGCATGGCATCGCCGCGACCTATGTGGGACATCCGCTCGCGAATGTGATTCCCCGGGTGCCCGACCGCGCTGCTGCGCGGGCCGGGCTGGGATTGCCGCCCGATGCACCCGTGGTCGCTGTCCTGCCCGGCAGCCGGGCCAGCGAGATCAAGCATCTCGCGGAGCGCTTCTTCGAGGCTGCGGCGCTGATGAAGCACGCCCGGCCCGATTTGCATGTGATCGTGCCTGCGGCACCCGGCCGACGGGCCGCGATCGAACAGGCGGCGCGGCGGGTGTTCGGTGCCAAGGGGCACGCGAATTTCCACGTCCTCGAGGGGCAATCCCACCAAGCCCTGGCCGCCTGCGACGTCACGCTGATCGCCAGCGGTACGGCCACGCTGGAAGCAGCCTTGTTCAAGCGACCCATGGTCGTCGCGTATGCGGTCCATTGGCTCACAGCCTGGATCATGAGGGGCAAGAAGCTGCAGCCCTGGATCAGCCTGCCCAACATTCTCTGTCGCGATTTTGTCGTCCCCGAATTGCTGCAGGACGAAGCGCCACCGGAAAAGCTGGCAGCCGCCACCCTGGCCTGGTTGGACGACCCGGCACGTGTCGCGGCGGTGCAGGCCCGCTTTGATGCCTTGCATGCCGAGCTGCAGCGCGACACTCCAACCTTGGCTGCCGATGCGATCGCCCAGATCCTCCCGGCCTGACGCCGAGCAGGTTGCGCAAATCCGCCTGATGTGGGACACGCCGGGCCTGCTGGCCGGCGTGGACGAAGCCGGGCGTGGCCCGTTGGCCGGGCCCGTGGTGGCTGCCGCCGTCATTCTGGATGAGTTGAATCCCATTGAAGGTCTGGCGGATTCCAAGAAGCTCACGGCCGCGCGGCGGGAACGGCTGTACGACGAAATCCGCGCCAAGGCCTTGTGCTGTGCCATCGCGCAAGCCAGCGTGGAAGAGATTGACACCCTGAACATCCTGCAGGCGACCTTGCTGGCCATGCGGCGCGCCGTGGAGGGCTTGCGTTTGAAGCCATCCAAGGTGTTGGTGGACGGCAACCAGTTGCCACGTCTGTCCATGCTGTCGGAGGCCGTGGTCCGGGGTGACGCCCTGGTGCCGGCCATCTCGGCGGCGTCCATCCTGGCCAAGGTGCACCGTGATCGCTGGTGCCAGGCGTATGACCGTGAATTTCCTCAGTACGGTTTCGCCGCACACAAAGGGTATGGCACGGCAGTGCATCTGGCTGCGCTGCGTGCGCACGGGGCCTGTCCGCAACACCGACGCTCATTTGCGCCCGTGGCGCAGGTGGTGCACGCGGGGAGGGCGTCATGAGCCAGTCCCAGGCCCAGCACATCAGCTCGCGTGACAACCCTCTGCTGAAGGAGTTGCGCCGTCTTGCGCAGGACAACACGGCTTACCGCAAGTCCGGCGCGGCTGGTCGGGTCTGGGTCGAAGGTGACCATCTGGCACGGGCGGCCCTGCTGCGTGGCTGGCGGCCGGCACTGGTCGTACTGGCCGAATCGGCCTGGCCGCGCTGGGGCGGGGAATTCGGTGATGCGAGCCGTACCGGCGCTGAACGCACCGTGCTGCTGTCCGATCCGTTGTTTGCAGGCATCAGCGCATTGGAGTCGATTGCGCCTGAATCGGGCCTGGGCCTCGTGTTCGACTTGCCTGCCGAGACCGCCATCCAGCCCGAGTTGCCCACCGTCATCCTGGACCGCGTGCAGGACGCGGGCAATGTCGGCTCCATCCTGCGCAGCACGGCCGCCTTCGGCTGCAAGCAGGTGCTGGCGCTCAAGGGCACGGCGGCACTCTGGAGCCCCAAAGTACTGCGTTCCGGCATGGGGGCGCACTTTGGTTTGCACCTGGTCGAGGGCCTGGCTGTGGATGATCTGACGGCCTTGCAGGTCCCGTTGCTCGTGACCAGTTCCCATGAGGGGGAGCTTCTGCACCGCGCCCGCTTGCCCTGGCCTTGTGCCTGGGTGTTGGGGCACGAAGGGCAGGGCGTGGGTGAGCCCTTGATGGCGCGTGCCGCGCTCAAGTTGCGCGTTGCCCAACCGGGCGGCGAGGAATCGCTCAACGTTGCGGCTGCTGCAGCCATCTGCCTGCATGCCAGCGCGCTGTCCAGTCCTGAGCTGTCCTGAGCTGGGCCGTTTTCACGGGCCCAGCACTTTTTCCTGCTTTATGAAAATGTGCTGTGCTGCGGCGCAGCATTTTTTCTTGATATGAGATATTTGATTTCTCATTGAGAAAATTAATTGATAAGTTATTGATTTAAAAGAAATAAAAAAACTCCTGACCTCTGGACTGGGAGGTGCATCTCGAGCGTGGTCACACCTACATTGAGGTGGTCGCAAGCTTCATCCATCGCCTGCGCATCCCGTGTTTCAACCATGACCCAAGGAGTTCCCCATGCCCCAGACCCTGACCGAACAGCTCAGCCGTGAGCAACAAGCCGCCGCCCTGGAAAAAGATTGGGCGAGCAATCCGCGCTGGAAAGGCATCGAGCGCGGTTACAGCGCCG
It encodes:
- the fabZ gene encoding 3-hydroxyacyl-ACP dehydratase FabZ, which encodes MSASTTDLTRLDIHQILKLLPHRYPILLVDRVLELEKGKRIKALKNVTINEEFFNGHFPSRPVMPGVLQIEALAQAAALLSFVSNDIEQDGKSIYYFAGIDGARFKRPVEPGDQLVLEVALERAKAGIYKFKAWATVDGERAVEAEIMCTMRRVD
- a CDS encoding TrmH family RNA methyltransferase, which gives rise to MSQSQAQHISSRDNPLLKELRRLAQDNTAYRKSGAAGRVWVEGDHLARAALLRGWRPALVVLAESAWPRWGGEFGDASRTGAERTVLLSDPLFAGISALESIAPESGLGLVFDLPAETAIQPELPTVILDRVQDAGNVGSILRSTAAFGCKQVLALKGTAALWSPKVLRSGMGAHFGLHLVEGLAVDDLTALQVPLLVTSSHEGELLHRARLPWPCAWVLGHEGQGVGEPLMARAALKLRVAQPGGEESLNVAAAAAICLHASALSSPELS
- the lpxB gene encoding lipid-A-disaccharide synthase is translated as MVAGEASGDLLAGLLLDGLQARWPEVRAQGATMGIGGPQMLRRGFEAWWPSEKLAVSGYVEVLRRYRELVGIRDQLRQRLLRERPDVFIGVDAPDFNLDLERSLRDAGIKTAHFVCPSIWAWRPERVHKIKASVDHVLCIFPFEVELLAQHGIAATYVGHPLANVIPRVPDRAAARAGLGLPPDAPVVAVLPGSRASEIKHLAERFFEAAALMKHARPDLHVIVPAAPGRRAAIEQAARRVFGAKGHANFHVLEGQSHQALAACDVTLIASGTATLEAALFKRPMVVAYAVHWLTAWIMRGKKLQPWISLPNILCRDFVVPELLQDEAPPEKLAAATLAWLDDPARVAAVQARFDALHAELQRDTPTLAADAIAQILPA
- the lpxA gene encoding acyl-ACP--UDP-N-acetylglucosamine O-acyltransferase, whose amino-acid sequence is MSRIHPTAIIDPKAELDATVEVGPYVVIGPNVKIGAGTRIGPHCVIEGHTTIGRDNQFFQFGSIGAAPQDKKYAGEPTELRIGDRNVIREFCTFNTGTTQDAGVTRIGSDNWIMAYVHVAHDCVIGDHSTIANNATFAGHVRVGDWVTVGGLTGVLQRMRIGAHAMIGFASHINKDVPPFMVVDGHPLEVRGVNLTGLKRREFSDTRVRAIREMHKLLYRQDLTLDQSRVGIRALAQTSSEVEEDVALMEEFLASSAAGIAR
- the rnhB gene encoding ribonuclease HII — translated: MRSPRSSRPDAEQVAQIRLMWDTPGLLAGVDEAGRGPLAGPVVAAAVILDELNPIEGLADSKKLTAARRERLYDEIRAKALCCAIAQASVEEIDTLNILQATLLAMRRAVEGLRLKPSKVLVDGNQLPRLSMLSEAVVRGDALVPAISAASILAKVHRDRWCQAYDREFPQYGFAAHKGYGTAVHLAALRAHGACPQHRRSFAPVAQVVHAGRAS